One genomic region from Mytilus trossulus isolate FHL-02 chromosome 9, PNRI_Mtr1.1.1.hap1, whole genome shotgun sequence encodes:
- the LOC134683594 gene encoding galactose-3-O-sulfotransferase 2-like, translated as MCKKQIFKVITFSVLLVALYVLLQDTNYLRYVNSYVGDNDEQDKELNQIFEVEPFKNVDKSSLNTTQNQNITLTKHTEESNGHSTLPKPSSISTNDTQNIELSKTFFKRVAFVKVHKAGSSTAQNIFLRYGESRNLTFVMSRVRDHQYDNVISLQSSLNNDNILPPPTNRTFDILCCHVLYNNEAFNKYMPNDTAYIGIVREPFDQFLSTLNYFRPTHILKNIIAENKVLKYLQYPTHYEHGLPYWWSMTNNRMAVEFGFPSNLFRQYSAEESMEYLRKLDKEFQFVIIMEYFTESVVMMRRLLGWTIKDVLYLRKNTARKSYQFVDNTNRYLYERFAKLDYDLYNFFYRRLWSQIQKEGLDFQFELLYFGRLREEVEDYCIFKAHHSKGYYVETSKWSTSFTVTQKDCEYLNMHEMSFVEKIRHRQYNYLE; from the exons ATGTGTAAAAAACAGAT attcAAGGTTATCACATTTTCTGTACTTTTGGTGGCACTCTATGTACTTCTGCAGGATACAAACTACCTTCGTTATGTGAATTCATATGTGGGAGACAACGATGAACAAGATAAAGAGCTTAATCAAATCTTTGAGGTCgaaccttttaaaaatgttgataaatcTTCGCTAAACACgacacaaaatcaaaatatcactTTAACAAAACATACCGAAGAGTCTAATGGGCATTCAACACTTCCAAAACCTAGTTCGATCTCGACGAATGATacacaaaatattgaattgagcaaaacatttttcaaaagagtGGCGTTTGTGAAAGTTCACAAAGCAGGAAGTTCAACCGCACAGAACATTTTTCTACGCTACGGTGAATCTCGCAACCTAACGTTTGTAATGTCGAGAGTTCGAGACCATCAATATGACAACGTTATCAGTTTACAGTCATctttgaataacgataacatTCTTCCTCCTCCGACAAATagaacatttgatattttatgctGCCATGTTTTGTATAATAATGAAGCGTTTAATAAGTATATGCCAAATGACACAGCGTATATAGGTATTGTTCGCGAACCATTTGATCAGTTCTTGTcaactttaaattattttaggCCTACtcatatattgaaaaacattatagctgaaaacaaagttttaaagTATCTCCAATATCCTACTCATTATGAACATGGTTTACCATATTGGTGGTCAATGACAAACAACAGAATGGCTGTTGAATTTGGTTTTCCTTCTAATCTATTTCGTCAATATTCAGCAGAAGAAAGCATGGAGTACTTGAGGAAACTTGATAAGGAATTCCAGTTTGTGATTATAATGGAATATTTCACTGAGTCTGTAGTTATGATGAGACGTTTATTAGGCTGGACTATAAAGGATGTCTTGtatttaaggaaaaatacaGCACGAAAGTCATATCAATTTGTTGACAATACCAATAGGTATTTATACGAAAGATTTGCAAAGTTAGACTACGACTTGTACAATTTCTTTTACAGACGCCTGTGGTCACAGATTCAAAAGGAGGGTTTAGACTTTCAAtttgaattgttatattttgGTCGATTACGTGAAGAAGTAGAGGATTATTGCATTTTTAAGGCACATCACAGCAAAGGTTATTATGTCGAAACCTCGAAGTGGTCTACGTCATTTACAGTTACTCAAAAAGACTGTGAATATCTTAACATGCATGAGATGTcgtttgttgaaaaaatacgACACCGTCAATATAACTATCTTGAATAA